In Aegilops tauschii subsp. strangulata cultivar AL8/78 chromosome 3, Aet v6.0, whole genome shotgun sequence, one genomic interval encodes:
- the LOC141020835 gene encoding disease resistance protein RPS5-like yields the protein MELDTATWISIAAICASILMAIKWWDPITVHLGYSYSVHLHVEDLGRKVKMLSDMQIDLRYQDPFPSSAERIRWLQSIDGLQNKEKEIKNRLEMNRLENPIVSYFKRCPISWEAHRELNKANDLISQGDKLLPEVKASPLPVRHVQQQELRAPLPGMEDSYKKVLNFIKDNSARSAFFGVWGMGGVGKTTLINLVSDSRSKYHDDFAKVLFVQAVKGFTTVADLQKAIAISIAIPQIGNQISQAHIIHNHLRDKSFLLLVDDLWEDLDLDEVGIPSLDAAQPHRRKVVFTTRSMYVCSKMGCCCPEDTIQMKCLSKQDAWNLFTQKVGSKIFDDEEIHELAEEFLSRLKELRELAIVASFHSQKVLEVEGGPTYNQCLLPYLEMFELDNLLKLEKVGRM from the exons ATGGAGCTTGACACAGCAACATGGATCAGCATTGCTGCTATCTGCGCTTCGATTCTCATGGCTATCAAGTGGTGGGATCCCATAACAGTTCATCTTGGCTATTCCTACAGCGTTCACCTCCATGTGGAGGATCTTGGAAGAAAGGTGAAGATGTTGAGCGATATGCAAATCGATCTCCGCTACCAGGATCCCTTCCCATCTTCTGCAGAACGCATTAGATGGCTCCAGAGCATAGACGGTTTGCAAAACAAAGAGAAAGAGATCAAGAATAGGCTTGAAATGAATAGGCTTGAAAATCCCATCGTATCTTATTTTAAGAGGTGCCCCATCAGTTGGGAAGCTCACAGGGAGCTCAACAAAGCCAATGATCTCATAAGCCAAGGTGACAAATTACTGCCAGAGGTAAAAGCAAGCCCGCTCCCTGTGCGCCATGTCCAGCAACAAGAGCTGCGAGCTCCATTGCCGGGGATGGAGGACTCTTATAAGAAGGTGCTCAATTTCATTAAGGACAATAGCGCCAGGTCTGCATTCTTTGGCGTTTGGGGCATGGGAGGCGTGGGCAAGACAACCCTTATCAATCTGGTAAGTGATTCTCGTTCAAAGTACCATGATGATTTCGCCAAAGTACTGTTTGTTCAAGCTGTCAAGGGATTCACTACAGTTGCTGATTTGCAAAAAGCTATCGCCATTAGTATAGCAATACCTCAGATAGGCAACCAAATTTCCCAAGCACATATCATTCATAACCACCTCAGAGATAAGAGCTTCTTATTGTTGGTGGATGATCTATGGGAGGATCTTGATCTCGACGAAGTAGGCATCCCGTCGCTTGATGCAGCACAGCCACACCGGCGTAAAGTTGTCTTCACAACAAGAAGCATGTACGTGTGTAGCAAGATGGGATGCTGCTGCCCCGAGGATACCATCCAAATGAAGTGCTTGAGTAAACAAGACGCATGGAATCTCTTCACTCAGAAGGTGGGAAGTAAAATCTTCGATGATGAGGAAATTCATGAACTTGCAGAAGAG TTTTTATCCAGACTAAAAGAACTGCGGGAGTTGGCTATTGTGGCGAGCTTCCACAGTCAGAAGGTGTTGGAAGTTGAAGGTGGTCCTACTTACAACCAATGTCTGCTTCCATACCTAGAAATGTTTGAATTGGATAATCTTCTAAAGCTAGAGAAAGTG GGTAGAATGTGA
- the LOC120962098 gene encoding probable disease resistance protein At1g12290: MEPTVWEIIFVLTLIPLIPIMSMYWTITKMVMLVGWSIVFVSIVNVIINKYRTMPSFLLRRMYGMILLAMARVIVANIGSIINISGRMKNIGVAVAKLRAMQIALRRLDPLLCSKQCIHWMNSVDTLQRLEQDIKVGYGECGLKYSKRLHLSKKANLMLYRAIDLLGQGGEFLHPKSHLHGTMNFYKKKVIGFINAVDNNSGLLGIWGTGGMGKTCLLKLVSHSRSEYDDDSFNIMSVRAGIGCTVSQVQEAIATNMGLSVTHNETSQANIIRDHLSDVSFLLLLDDLWEYLDLEAVGIPLPLGSVVVSLQGGLARQKQRKVVLTTRNMNLCDKMGCSHDNTIKMECLDEEDAWKLYRRGWSVFINRDFDIEGNRLLPEIQPEQESSSWKYPRDDRFLGMVGFYNKVCYSIEDKGTQSLLLGVWGMRGVGKTTLLRLVRDAYTGNTCFKHIMFVGAGTGSVVNNVQHAIAVNLGLDLAMMSSLDELSRAMHIFNYLEHESFLLLLDDIREPFNWWAVGLPILSHRRQKIIFVTRSRAACALMGCHAANIIEMWCLGKNDAWSLFKDKVGIGIIDDHPQVHHLAKQMVSRCGGLPLALCALGRAMSNKRDPREWRSACGQLTAIGLEPCEIDEKVGTIIIDPLYG; the protein is encoded by the exons ATGGAGCCAACAGTGTGGGAAATCATTTTCGTTCTTACTCTCATACCTCTCATACCCATCATGAGCATGTATTGGACGATTACAAAAATGGTTATGCTAGTAGGATGGAGCATCGTTTTCGTCTCTATTGTTAATGTTATCATCAACAAGTATAGGACGATGCCTTCTTTTCTTTTGCGGAGAATGTATGGGATGATTCTGCTGGCAATGGCACGGGTCATCGTTGCTAATATTGGCTCCATTATTAATATTTCCGGTCGTATGAAGAATATTGGAGTTGCAGTCGCAAAGCTGCGTGCCATGCAAATAGCCCTCCGTCGTCTGGACCCACTCCTATGTTCTAAACAATGCATCCATTGGATGAACAGTGTGGACACTTTGCAACGCTTGGAGCAAGATATTAAGGTTGGGTATGGCGAATGCGGTTTGAAATACTCAAAGAGGCTCCACTTAAGCAAGAAAGCGAACCTGATGCTATACAGAGCCATTGATCTCCTCGGGCAAGGAGGAGAATTCTTGCACCCGAAAAGTCATTTGCATGGAACGATGAACTTCTACAAGAAGAAGGTGATTGGTTTCATTAATGCCGTGGACAACAACTCTGGATTGCTCGGGATTTGGGGCACCGGTGGTATGGGCAAGACATGCCTTCTCAAGCTGGTTAGTCATTCTCGCTCAGAGTATGATGATGATTCCTTTAATATCATGTCTGTTCGTGCTGGCATTGGATGTACAGTTAGTCAGGTGCAAGAAGCTATTGCCACTAATATGGGACTATCTGTAACGCACAATGAGACTTCCCAAGCAAATATCATTCGTGACCACCTCAGTGATGTGAGCTTCTTATTGCTGTTAGATGATCTATGGGAGTATCTTGATTTGGAAGCTGTGGGCATACCCTTGCCGTTGGGGAGTGTTGTAGTCTCCCTTCAGGGAGGGTTGGCACGGCAAAAACAGCGTAAAGTTGTGCTAACAACAAGGAACATGAATTTGTGTGACAAGATGGGGTGCAGCCACGACAATACCATCAAAATGGAGTGCTTGGACGAAGAAGATGCTTGGAAACTCTACCGTAGAGGTTGGTCTGTATTCATCAATAGAGATTTCGACATAGAAGGAAACAGATTATTGCCTGAAATACAACCAGAGCAAGAATCATCCAGCTGGAAATACCCTCGGGATGATCGGTTCCTGGGAATGGTGGGCTTCTATAATAAGGTGTGTTATTCCATCGAAGACAAGGGCACCCAATCCCTATTGTTGGGGGTCTGGGGCATGAGAGGTGTGGGCAAGACAACTCTTCTCAGGCTCGTGCGTGATGCTTACACAGGTAACACTTGCTTCAAGCACATTATGTTCGTTGGGGCTGGAACTGGATCTGTGGTGAACAATGTGCAACATGCTATCGCCGTCAATCTAGGCTTAGATTTGGCCATGATGTCATCACTAGATGAGTTGTCCCGAGCCATGCATATCTTCAACTATCTCGAACACGAGAGCTTCTTGTTGTTACTAGATGACATAAGAGAGCCCTTTAATTGGTGGGCTGTTGGCTTGCCAATATTGTCGCATAGGCGGCAAAAGATAATCTTCGTGACGAGGAGTCGGGCTGCATGTGCCCTCATGGGGTGTCATGCCGCCAACATCATTGAGATGTGGTGTCTAGGAAAAAATGATGCATGGAGCCTCTTCAAAGATAAGGTCGGGATTGGAATCATCGATGATCATCCTCAAGTTCACCATCTTGCAAAGCAG ATGGTGTCACGGTGCGGTGGCTTGCCCCTAGCCTTATGTGCCCTTGGTCGAGCCATGTCAAATAAGAGAGACCCGAGGGAATGGAGAAGCGCCTGCGGTCAGCTCACAGCTATTGGCCTAGAGCCATGTGAAATCGACGAGAAGGTGGGTACTATAATCATTGACCCTCTGTATGGATGA